One window from the genome of Nicotiana tomentosiformis chromosome 5, ASM39032v3, whole genome shotgun sequence encodes:
- the LOC138891943 gene encoding uncharacterized protein: MKVVEMRMLRWICGHTRLDRIRNEVIRDKVCVAPIDDKMREARLRWFGHVRRRSTYDPVRRCERLTLEDLRRGRGRLKKKWGEVIMQDMTQLQLTEDMTLDRKM, from the coding sequence atgaaggtagtagagatgaggatgttgagatggatatgcgggcacaccagattggatagaattaggaatgaagttattcgcgacaaggtgtgTGTGGcccccattgatgacaagatgcgggaagcaaggcttaggtggtttggacatgtgaggaggaggagcacgtATGACCCAGTgagaaggtgtgagaggttgacattggaggacctacgaagaggtagaggtaggctgAAGAAgaagtggggagaggtgattatgCAAGACATGacacaacttcagctgaccgaggacatgacccttgataggaagatgtag